The following are from one region of the Aquirufa lenticrescens genome:
- a CDS encoding DUF3098 domain-containing protein has product MSQSNMPLGAKDIKILLLGIGIMLTGFFVMTLDKEEFGFGFLGLTLGPILVLVGIIIPVFSLFKWKR; this is encoded by the coding sequence ATGAGTCAATCAAATATGCCGTTAGGTGCCAAAGACATTAAAATTCTCTTACTAGGTATTGGAATTATGTTGACAGGTTTCTTTGTGATGACCTTAGATAAGGAGGAATTTGGTTTTGGCTTTTTAGGCTTAACCCTAGGTCCCATTCTAGTTCTAGTGGGAATCATCATTCCGGTTTTTTCTTTATTTAAGTGGAAGCGCTAA